From Prosthecobacter vanneervenii, the proteins below share one genomic window:
- a CDS encoding cytochrome c oxidase subunit II, translated as MSFSLDSINTLIGQTPNASEHGGLVDHMLGFVHWFMLVLGVGWSIYLAITFYRFRQKKTAKADYQGFRGHATTHIEIGVIIVEAILLLGFAFPLWSRQADEYPTSPDTVRMRALGEKFLWNFQYPGNDSLLSTWDLRNVDGATNTMGKDLHDPNGKDDFVNPGTMKLPVGRPVIVDVASKDVIHNLALVPMRAAQDATPGVKAHMWFKPVKEGSWDIICGQLCGPGHAQMKAILEVIPSAEYDAWAKEQSAGALKKTTEAEAAAPKAAAH; from the coding sequence ATGTCATTTTCACTCGATTCCATCAACACCCTGATCGGCCAGACTCCGAACGCCTCCGAACACGGCGGGCTCGTTGACCACATGCTGGGCTTTGTGCACTGGTTCATGCTCGTTCTGGGCGTCGGCTGGTCCATCTACCTCGCCATCACATTCTACCGTTTCCGTCAGAAGAAGACCGCCAAGGCCGACTATCAGGGTTTCCGTGGCCATGCCACCACCCATATCGAAATCGGTGTCATCATCGTGGAGGCCATCCTTCTGCTCGGTTTTGCCTTCCCCCTCTGGTCCCGCCAGGCCGATGAATATCCCACATCCCCCGACACGGTCCGCATGCGCGCCCTCGGCGAAAAGTTCCTTTGGAACTTCCAGTATCCTGGCAACGACTCCCTTCTGAGCACTTGGGACCTCCGCAATGTGGACGGCGCCACCAATACCATGGGCAAGGATCTCCATGATCCGAACGGCAAGGATGACTTCGTCAACCCCGGCACCATGAAGCTGCCTGTCGGCCGCCCGGTGATCGTCGATGTGGCCAGCAAGGACGTGATTCACAATCTCGCACTGGTCCCCATGCGCGCCGCGCAGGACGCCACTCCTGGCGTGAAGGCCCACATGTGGTTCAAGCCCGTCAAAGAAGGCAGCTGGGACATCATCTGCGGCCAGCTTTGCGGCCCAGGCCACGCCCAGATGAAAGCCATCCTGGAAGTGATTCCTTCCGCTGAATACGACGCATGGGCCAAGGAGCAGTCCGCTGGCGCACTCAAAAAGACCACGGAAGCTGAGGCAGCCGCTCCGAAAGCAGCCGCTCATTAA
- a CDS encoding SGNH/GDSL hydrolase family protein translates to MLRHLLFSLFAVATALHAADEFPLVPAQECHPRAGLPNFFAKANKAGAEVKIGYLGGSITAQNGWRPKTLAYFQKTYPQAKFSEINAAIGGTGSDLGVFRLKQDVLDQKPDLLFVEFAVNDGGAAPEQIFRCMEGIVRQTWKALPDCDICFVYTITEALVPAMLEGKFQRSASAMEKIADHYGIPTIHMGMEVAKLAKEGKLVWKAKLPKTDEEKKALEGKFVFAPDSVHPHVETGHELYLEAIVRSQQSIIAASKKTGPHALGAPFIATNYEQAKLLPITAATLSPGFKLLDSKTDDFGKRWANRMTALHKGSQPGDTITFQFKGTRCAIYDIVGPDCGQVSVTLDDKPASFMPRIDAYCTYHRLATLVVGTDLEDKVHTVKIVIDAKELDKAAILAKNGNKIDKPERFAGTCFYPGAILLVGEMLK, encoded by the coding sequence ATGCTGCGCCATCTTCTGTTTTCGCTTTTTGCCGTCGCCACTGCTCTTCATGCTGCGGATGAGTTTCCGCTGGTGCCTGCGCAGGAGTGCCACCCGCGTGCAGGGCTGCCGAACTTCTTTGCGAAGGCGAACAAGGCGGGTGCAGAGGTGAAGATCGGCTACCTCGGCGGCTCGATCACCGCGCAGAACGGGTGGCGGCCGAAGACGCTGGCGTATTTCCAGAAGACATATCCGCAGGCGAAGTTCAGCGAGATCAATGCGGCGATCGGTGGCACGGGGTCAGACCTGGGGGTGTTCCGACTGAAGCAGGATGTGCTGGATCAGAAGCCGGACCTTCTGTTTGTGGAGTTTGCCGTAAATGACGGCGGGGCCGCGCCGGAACAGATCTTCCGCTGCATGGAAGGCATCGTGCGCCAGACGTGGAAGGCGCTGCCAGACTGCGACATCTGCTTTGTCTATACGATCACCGAGGCGCTGGTGCCTGCGATGCTGGAGGGCAAGTTCCAGCGCTCCGCGAGTGCGATGGAGAAGATCGCGGATCACTACGGCATCCCGACCATCCACATGGGCATGGAGGTGGCCAAGCTAGCCAAGGAAGGCAAGCTGGTGTGGAAGGCCAAGCTGCCGAAGACGGACGAGGAGAAGAAGGCGCTGGAAGGGAAATTTGTTTTCGCCCCGGACAGTGTGCACCCGCATGTGGAGACGGGGCATGAGCTTTATCTGGAGGCCATCGTGCGTTCCCAGCAGTCCATCATTGCGGCGTCGAAGAAGACCGGCCCGCATGCGCTTGGTGCGCCCTTCATCGCCACGAACTACGAGCAGGCCAAGCTGCTGCCGATCACCGCAGCTACGCTGTCTCCTGGCTTCAAGCTGCTGGATTCCAAGACGGATGACTTTGGCAAGCGCTGGGCCAACCGCATGACGGCGCTGCACAAAGGCAGCCAGCCCGGAGACACGATCACCTTCCAGTTTAAGGGCACCCGCTGCGCCATCTATGACATCGTAGGCCCGGACTGCGGTCAGGTGAGCGTGACGCTGGATGACAAGCCGGCGAGCTTTATGCCGCGCATCGATGCCTACTGCACCTATCACCGGCTGGCCACGCTGGTGGTGGGCACGGATCTGGAAGACAAGGTGCACACGGTGAAGATCGTGATCGACGCCAAGGAGCTGGACAAGGCTGCCATCCTGGCGAAGAACGGCAACAAGATCGACAAGCCAGAGCGGTTTGCAGGCACCTGCTTCTACCCCGGGGCAATCCTGCTGGTGGGCGAAATGCTGAAATAG
- a CDS encoding S24/S26 family peptidase: protein MGWVNEALEQLSAGQDAHIRPQGGSMRGRIESGDLVTLSPVDAREVKVDDVVLVQWQRSYLLHLVREIRGDEFLIGNNLGKINGWVKAQAVRGRVVSVVHDASVSPDSDFSTV from the coding sequence ATGGGCTGGGTCAATGAAGCACTCGAACAACTGTCCGCCGGACAGGACGCGCACATTCGCCCTCAAGGCGGCTCCATGCGGGGCCGGATTGAGAGCGGAGATCTGGTCACGCTGTCTCCGGTGGATGCGCGTGAGGTGAAGGTCGATGACGTGGTGCTCGTGCAGTGGCAGCGCAGCTACCTGCTGCATCTGGTGCGGGAGATTCGCGGCGACGAGTTTCTGATCGGCAATAACCTGGGAAAGATCAACGGCTGGGTCAAAGCACAAGCTGTTCGCGGCCGTGTGGTCAGCGTGGTGCATGATGCTTCTGTCTCCCCTGACTCAGACTTTAGCACTGTTTGA
- a CDS encoding serine/threonine-protein kinase translates to MNSDPARVEQLLNEALQRANHIERHIFLTGACGNDTALWNEVWDRLRNHTSSLPGRQRRTRGIRISKAPSPGMVEEKPGDMIGPYRLLQIIDEDVCSTLWMAERNQRVAEFVAIKIVAAAANDFLIRYEAQKHSLALLDHPAIARPHACGMTPGGRPYLVTELLHGSPITHFCDDQKLSLLARVRLFIQVCDAVHNAHQRGVVHGDLKPSNLLVKWGDQGEPMVKVADFGIAKAMDYSLLCPNGQLRTAAAYLSPEHVTKHNLDARSDIYALGMLLYELITGRLPIPTPKDAAEHVDEVKRLVCETPPLKPSECLRALPRAQIAGVALGRKADPATYPDLLAEHFDWIVMRTLEKRPENRYSSLEVLENDFMAYLKDAAAKEEQQPTVQGTAFGSFISEHRGLFALAAVLVLLLTAGTLLAGWLLLEQKKEKVAVATRQRGESHSMTSRFLQEMFGSLTQENVKGKDTTLVKQMLDSAVDRLDTLADNPEAGAKVQETLGLTYLALSQPLDAQKQLEGALEKRLLALGGSNRETLRTMRELAEAMQAEGRYADAETLLRRTLTAQQKALGPDHPDTFVTITILAAVCDAQDKHADSETLLLGLYQVQKRVLGPDHLDTFATLGQLAQSYTLQGRHAEALKKREEQLEGTRRVLGPTDPRTLVTMNITAQASEKGGMPSDAEKLYFQALDIMKQTLGAEHPDTLVQMDQAALLLGRRGRHAEALRMHHQGLDAKRRVLGLKHPQTWSSMRYLADEFEAQGRQAECESAQAQVLEIMKTAFPPEHPEILAQMDTVSQVYDNHGRHGEAVKLRKEALSMRLRSLGSTDATTLRTMKQLAASLDADGQHARAMVLQLEMLDIMKTAYGPGDPDTLTQMRAVASVHDRHGDHAQAEKMYSELLQIQQRVLGVSDAETLATMAGLAATLQHAGRLTEAEALYTQVLELQRKRTPEDPAAVAAAAADLSALWVQMSQHAKAEPLLRHCLELYLEQKPQAETWMRYNIESLLGEVLVQQKSFSEAGTLLHSGYHGLSAETSTLPKEQRHHLRAAILRLVQFSEVTGNTAKAAEWRQKLTEFDQPPAHVPNTPKLSMSAKQQGV, encoded by the coding sequence ATGAACTCAGACCCTGCACGCGTCGAGCAGCTTCTTAATGAGGCTCTCCAGCGTGCCAACCACATCGAACGCCATATCTTCCTCACAGGAGCCTGTGGGAATGACACGGCTTTGTGGAATGAGGTCTGGGACCGGCTGCGCAATCATACGAGCTCCCTGCCGGGACGGCAGCGCCGGACACGGGGCATCCGCATATCCAAGGCTCCCAGCCCAGGCATGGTCGAGGAAAAGCCTGGCGACATGATCGGACCCTACCGGCTGCTGCAGATCATCGACGAGGATGTGTGCAGCACCCTCTGGATGGCGGAGCGGAACCAGCGGGTGGCGGAGTTTGTGGCCATCAAGATCGTCGCCGCCGCCGCGAATGACTTCCTGATCCGCTACGAGGCGCAGAAGCACTCGCTGGCGCTGCTGGACCATCCCGCAATCGCGCGCCCGCATGCCTGCGGCATGACGCCGGGGGGCAGGCCCTACCTGGTGACGGAGCTGCTGCATGGGTCGCCGATCACCCACTTTTGCGATGACCAGAAGCTCTCCCTGCTGGCGCGTGTACGCCTTTTCATCCAGGTATGCGACGCGGTGCACAATGCCCACCAGAGAGGCGTGGTACATGGCGACCTAAAGCCGTCCAATCTGCTGGTGAAGTGGGGGGACCAAGGCGAGCCAATGGTCAAGGTCGCGGATTTTGGGATCGCCAAGGCGATGGATTACTCCCTGCTTTGTCCCAACGGGCAGCTGCGCACAGCCGCCGCGTACCTCAGCCCTGAACATGTCACAAAGCACAACCTGGATGCACGGAGCGACATCTACGCCCTGGGCATGCTGCTTTACGAGCTGATCACTGGGCGCCTGCCCATTCCCACGCCAAAAGATGCCGCCGAGCATGTGGATGAGGTGAAGCGCCTGGTCTGCGAGACCCCACCCCTCAAGCCCTCGGAATGCCTGCGCGCGCTGCCCAGGGCGCAGATCGCGGGCGTGGCGCTGGGCCGGAAGGCAGACCCGGCCACTTATCCCGACCTGCTTGCGGAGCACTTTGACTGGATCGTGATGCGCACGCTGGAGAAGCGGCCTGAGAACCGCTACTCCTCACTGGAGGTGCTGGAGAATGACTTCATGGCCTATCTGAAAGACGCTGCGGCCAAGGAAGAGCAGCAGCCAACCGTCCAAGGCACGGCTTTTGGCAGCTTCATCAGCGAGCACCGCGGCCTCTTTGCCCTGGCGGCTGTTCTGGTGCTGCTGCTGACAGCCGGCACGCTGCTGGCAGGGTGGCTGCTGCTCGAGCAAAAAAAGGAAAAGGTGGCGGTGGCGACCCGGCAGCGAGGTGAATCCCACTCCATGACCTCCCGCTTTCTGCAGGAGATGTTTGGCTCTTTGACCCAGGAAAACGTGAAGGGCAAAGATACCACACTGGTGAAGCAGATGCTGGACAGTGCCGTGGATCGTCTGGACACGCTGGCGGACAATCCCGAGGCGGGGGCGAAAGTGCAGGAAACCCTCGGCCTGACCTATCTGGCGCTCTCCCAGCCGCTGGATGCCCAGAAGCAGCTGGAGGGAGCGCTGGAGAAGCGCCTGCTGGCGCTCGGCGGCAGTAACCGCGAGACCCTGCGCACCATGCGCGAGCTGGCGGAGGCCATGCAGGCAGAGGGCCGCTATGCAGATGCAGAGACACTGCTGCGCAGGACGCTGACAGCCCAGCAAAAAGCCCTGGGCCCTGATCATCCAGACACGTTTGTGACCATCACCATTCTCGCGGCCGTGTGCGATGCCCAGGACAAGCATGCGGATTCTGAAACACTGCTGCTGGGCCTGTATCAAGTGCAGAAGCGTGTGCTTGGGCCGGATCACCTGGACACCTTTGCCACGCTGGGCCAGCTGGCGCAGTCCTACACATTGCAGGGCCGCCATGCCGAGGCCCTGAAGAAGCGTGAGGAGCAGCTGGAGGGGACCCGTCGCGTCCTGGGCCCAACGGATCCTCGCACGCTGGTGACGATGAACATCACCGCACAGGCCAGCGAGAAAGGGGGCATGCCCTCCGATGCCGAGAAACTGTATTTCCAGGCACTGGACATCATGAAGCAAACGCTAGGCGCCGAGCACCCGGACACGCTGGTGCAGATGGATCAGGCTGCTCTGCTGCTGGGGCGCCGCGGCCGACACGCGGAGGCTTTAAGAATGCACCACCAAGGACTGGACGCCAAGCGGCGCGTGCTGGGGCTGAAGCATCCGCAAACCTGGTCTTCCATGCGATATCTGGCCGACGAATTTGAAGCCCAGGGACGGCAGGCGGAGTGCGAGAGTGCCCAGGCTCAAGTGCTGGAGATCATGAAGACGGCCTTTCCGCCGGAGCACCCGGAGATCCTCGCGCAGATGGACACGGTCTCCCAGGTCTATGACAACCATGGCCGACACGGGGAAGCTGTGAAACTGAGGAAAGAGGCGCTGAGCATGCGGCTGCGCAGTCTGGGCTCCACGGATGCCACGACCCTGCGCACGATGAAACAACTGGCAGCATCTCTGGATGCCGACGGCCAGCATGCACGCGCGATGGTGCTGCAGCTGGAGATGCTGGACATCATGAAAACGGCCTACGGGCCCGGAGATCCGGACACGCTGACGCAGATGCGCGCCGTGGCATCGGTGCACGACCGCCATGGCGACCATGCACAGGCGGAAAAAATGTACTCCGAACTGCTGCAGATCCAGCAGCGGGTGCTGGGTGTGAGTGATGCCGAGACTCTAGCCACCATGGCAGGCCTGGCGGCAACCCTCCAACACGCGGGCCGACTGACGGAGGCGGAGGCTCTCTATACGCAGGTGCTGGAGCTGCAGCGCAAACGCACTCCTGAAGACCCTGCCGCCGTGGCGGCCGCAGCGGCGGATCTGAGTGCACTCTGGGTACAGATGAGCCAGCATGCGAAAGCAGAGCCCCTGCTGCGCCACTGCCTGGAACTGTACCTGGAGCAAAAACCGCAGGCAGAAACGTGGATGCGCTACAACATCGAAAGCCTGCTGGGCGAAGTGTTGGTGCAGCAAAAGTCTTTTTCAGAAGCGGGAACGCTGCTGCATTCGGGCTACCATGGGCTCAGCGCCGAGACGAGCACCCTGCCGAAAGAGCAGCGGCACCATCTGCGCGCTGCGATTCTGCGGCTGGTCCAGTTCAGCGAGGTCACAGGCAACACCGCCAAGGCCGCCGAGTGGCGTCAGAAGCTCACCGAGTTTGACCAGCCACCAGCTCATGTGCCAAACACGCCCAAGCTGAGCATGAGTGCGAAGCAGCAGGGGGTGTGA
- a CDS encoding NlpC/P60 family protein has product MQTSLRLLLVVWLAVWTGAPLLAATTSTTKKKQSAAGHSTAAKKSDTDSDSAPAKSTAAKTDAKDKDATKAQADDDEAAATPTHALVSTLSIEDIRGFEHYPKQIQSLVQSCLALTHLELGYLYGSHEPSKGGMDCSGTIYHVLHFQGLKDVPRQSDEMCNWVDKKSQLHLTPTATSFDSEEFAALKPGDLLFWTSPTETTRKLPVTHVMVYLGKLKKTGKRIVFGSSDGRSYMGERRSGVSVFDFSLPQPGSTKHFYAYGPSPGLLPPEPKPAEPERPVIAAVTQPPAPAPLAKQTPVVKETAVAKETPSPKAVSSVTPKTSASKDSQVAVAKEPAEPKEEVRKAVAVTTDTPTESATKKATVVETKADAPPKTSTTSKPKAATTKKRSTTVASSSTRRRTPAAPPKSAFEQRVDRAVSSVRRFFQQ; this is encoded by the coding sequence ATGCAAACGTCACTGCGCCTCCTGCTGGTCGTGTGGCTGGCAGTCTGGACGGGTGCTCCGCTGCTCGCGGCCACCACGTCCACCACCAAGAAAAAACAAAGCGCCGCCGGGCACAGCACCGCCGCGAAGAAGTCTGACACGGACAGCGATTCTGCTCCCGCGAAGTCCACAGCGGCGAAAACCGACGCCAAGGACAAAGATGCCACCAAAGCCCAGGCGGATGATGATGAAGCCGCCGCCACGCCGACGCATGCGCTGGTCTCCACGCTCAGCATCGAAGACATCCGCGGCTTTGAGCATTACCCCAAGCAGATCCAGAGCCTGGTGCAAAGCTGCCTCGCTCTCACGCATCTGGAGCTGGGCTATCTCTATGGCTCGCATGAACCGAGCAAGGGCGGCATGGACTGCTCCGGCACCATCTACCACGTGCTGCATTTCCAAGGCCTGAAGGATGTGCCGCGCCAATCTGATGAGATGTGCAACTGGGTGGACAAAAAATCCCAGCTCCACCTCACGCCCACGGCCACCAGCTTTGACAGCGAGGAGTTCGCCGCGCTCAAGCCTGGCGACCTGCTCTTCTGGACCAGCCCCACCGAGACCACGCGCAAGCTGCCCGTGACGCACGTGATGGTGTATCTGGGCAAGCTCAAGAAGACCGGCAAGCGCATCGTCTTCGGCTCCAGTGACGGCCGCAGCTACATGGGCGAGCGCCGCAGCGGCGTGAGCGTCTTTGACTTCAGCCTGCCCCAGCCCGGCAGCACCAAGCACTTCTACGCCTACGGCCCGTCTCCGGGACTGCTGCCGCCTGAGCCGAAGCCCGCCGAGCCTGAGCGGCCGGTGATCGCGGCGGTGACACAGCCACCAGCGCCTGCGCCTTTGGCCAAGCAGACACCGGTGGTGAAAGAGACTGCCGTGGCCAAAGAAACACCGTCGCCCAAAGCGGTTTCATCTGTGACTCCGAAAACGTCTGCATCGAAAGACTCGCAGGTCGCTGTGGCGAAAGAACCGGCTGAGCCCAAGGAAGAAGTCCGCAAGGCTGTGGCCGTCACCACCGACACACCAACGGAATCTGCGACCAAGAAGGCCACCGTCGTTGAGACCAAGGCCGATGCCCCTCCCAAGACCTCCACCACCTCCAAGCCCAAAGCTGCGACAACCAAGAAACGCAGCACCACGGTGGCGTCCTCAAGCACCCGCCGTCGCACACCTGCGGCTCCGCCGAAGAGTGCTTTTGAGCAGAGAGTGGACCGCGCGGTGAGTTCGGTGAGAAGGTTTTTTCAGCAGTGA
- a CDS encoding COX15/CtaA family protein — MPSRAFHRYALFTLAVGIVLVWWGAAVTSKDVGLAVPDWPLCYGKINPEGWYKVPALLLEHGHRWIGMIIGCLALGMYFWQFFKSKPSLVEAASIILCGIGFFILIKLRVYSVAGMIVFLGFTWLGLTWFGRKWVLLRGLTTLCLMLVMIQAALGGARVQEMSNAFGIVHGTLGQIFYCTLVFIAYASSRTWTEGRLVLTVKEAAQARWLSLLLFLAVFGQLVLGASLRHTQRTHLAASDILTTKGHWLPPYEPADVFLLFAHKYWGFTVALLILFVASRARRWLVTLPQMRPVATLLLFMPTVQVALGIFVILTGKSFWVTNFHVLNGLALLALTSLLVATFWGDRLSRSAIAEET, encoded by the coding sequence ATGCCCTCCCGCGCTTTTCACCGTTATGCCCTCTTCACGCTCGCTGTGGGAATAGTGTTGGTATGGTGGGGAGCTGCGGTGACTTCGAAAGATGTGGGCTTGGCTGTGCCTGACTGGCCGCTGTGCTATGGCAAGATCAACCCGGAAGGCTGGTACAAAGTGCCTGCCCTACTGCTTGAACACGGGCATCGCTGGATAGGCATGATCATTGGATGCCTGGCACTGGGCATGTACTTTTGGCAGTTTTTCAAATCCAAGCCTTCTCTTGTGGAGGCTGCGAGTATCATTCTCTGTGGCATCGGCTTTTTCATCCTGATCAAGCTGCGCGTTTATTCTGTCGCAGGAATGATCGTTTTTCTTGGCTTCACTTGGCTTGGACTGACTTGGTTTGGTAGAAAGTGGGTGCTTCTGCGCGGACTGACTACGCTTTGCCTTATGCTTGTAATGATACAGGCTGCACTTGGAGGAGCTAGAGTTCAGGAAATGTCCAATGCGTTTGGTATCGTGCACGGGACTCTTGGTCAGATATTCTATTGTACTCTCGTCTTCATCGCCTATGCCTCCTCACGCACTTGGACGGAGGGGCGGCTGGTCCTCACGGTCAAAGAGGCGGCGCAGGCGCGCTGGCTCTCGCTCCTGCTGTTTCTGGCGGTGTTTGGCCAGCTCGTTCTAGGGGCCAGCCTGCGCCACACCCAGCGCACCCATCTGGCCGCCAGCGACATCCTCACCACCAAAGGCCACTGGCTGCCCCCTTATGAGCCTGCGGATGTCTTTCTGCTCTTCGCTCACAAATACTGGGGCTTCACCGTCGCGCTCCTCATCCTCTTTGTGGCCTCGCGTGCACGGCGCTGGCTCGTCACCCTGCCGCAGATGCGCCCGGTGGCCACGCTGCTCCTTTTCATGCCCACCGTGCAGGTGGCGCTTGGTATTTTCGTCATCCTTACCGGCAAGAGTTTCTGGGTCACCAATTTCCATGTGCTCAATGGTCTCGCTCTCCTGGCCCTCACCAGTCTCCTCGTGGCCACCTTCTGGGGAGATCGCCTCAGCCGTAGCGCGATTGCGGAAGAAACCTGA
- a CDS encoding dihydrodipicolinate synthase family protein — protein MNNFDFRHTLQHGIAIPAHPLALTTRRKLDERRQRALARYYIAAGVGGLAVGVHTTQFAIRDPKFGLFKPVLELAKEEMDRAPGPLVRIGGICGATPQAVAEAELLRGLGYHAGLLSLGALRTATEDEMIAHCRAVAQVLPVVGFYLQPSVGGRVLPYSFWRRFAEIENIVAIKMAPFNRYQTLDVVRAVIESGRDDIALYTGNDDNIVADFLTPYRVGSKERRIVGGLLGHWSVWTHRAVQLLEQCRNAEATSALLRLGIEVTDSNAAFFDSANAFHGCIAGLHEVLRRQGLLEGLWCLDEHESLSPGQMEEIDRVYAAYPHLNDDAFVAEHRDEWLR, from the coding sequence ATGAACAACTTCGACTTTCGCCACACGCTCCAGCACGGCATCGCCATCCCCGCCCATCCGCTCGCGCTCACCACGCGGAGAAAGCTCGACGAGCGCCGTCAGCGCGCCTTGGCCCGCTACTATATCGCCGCCGGAGTCGGCGGCCTCGCCGTCGGCGTGCACACCACCCAGTTCGCCATCCGCGATCCCAAGTTCGGCCTCTTCAAACCCGTGCTCGAACTCGCCAAGGAAGAGATGGACCGCGCTCCCGGCCCCCTCGTGCGCATCGGCGGCATCTGCGGTGCCACACCGCAGGCCGTGGCGGAGGCCGAGCTGCTGCGCGGTCTCGGCTACCACGCCGGACTCCTCAGCCTCGGCGCGCTGCGCACCGCCACGGAAGATGAAATGATCGCCCACTGCCGCGCCGTCGCGCAGGTGCTGCCCGTCGTCGGCTTCTACCTCCAGCCCAGTGTCGGCGGTCGTGTGCTGCCCTACTCTTTCTGGCGACGCTTCGCCGAGATCGAAAACATCGTCGCCATCAAGATGGCCCCCTTCAATCGCTACCAGACCCTCGATGTCGTTCGCGCCGTCATCGAGTCCGGACGCGATGACATCGCCCTCTACACCGGCAACGACGACAACATCGTCGCCGACTTCCTCACGCCCTATCGTGTGGGCAGCAAAGAGCGCCGCATCGTCGGCGGTCTGCTTGGCCACTGGTCCGTCTGGACCCACCGCGCCGTGCAGCTTTTGGAACAGTGCCGCAACGCCGAAGCCACCTCCGCCCTCCTCCGCCTCGGCATCGAAGTCACCGACTCCAACGCCGCCTTCTTCGACTCTGCCAACGCCTTCCACGGCTGCATCGCCGGCCTCCACGAAGTCCTCCGCCGCCAGGGCCTCCTCGAAGGCCTCTGGTGCCTCGACGAACACGAATCCCTCAGCCCCGGCCAGATGGAAGAGATCGACCGCGTCTATGCCGCCTACCCACATCTGAACGACGATGCTTTCGTGGCTGAGCATCGGGATGAGTGGCTGAGGTGA
- a CDS encoding DUF6794 domain-containing protein, whose protein sequence is MKRITTLIFLLVAGSQLFADEKKAAPEKQPAQVQAKKAEMPPPKTLVEAHQQLEKLLPKDELAKIDAMKAEDEMIEYHFGLGMWMRNEWGLWGGGPLAQYMNKLGFLHPDDMSGVILETFWCQRHNKDFRLKERAAYNEAYWKAAANPPATAKDPKDGSKVEWNMSFGAGDDKSPRQIHVGKSKKTGRWLAYEHDKGVYEPDAALLKRIKDSESSNPFGPYEKPISK, encoded by the coding sequence ATGAAGCGCATCACCACTCTCATTTTTCTACTGGTTGCCGGCAGCCAGTTGTTTGCCGATGAGAAGAAGGCAGCACCAGAAAAGCAGCCTGCTCAAGTGCAGGCAAAGAAGGCGGAGATGCCACCTCCAAAGACTCTGGTAGAAGCGCATCAGCAGTTGGAAAAATTGCTTCCAAAGGATGAGCTGGCGAAGATTGACGCCATGAAGGCTGAAGATGAAATGATCGAGTACCATTTCGGACTTGGCATGTGGATGCGGAACGAGTGGGGTCTTTGGGGAGGTGGGCCGTTGGCGCAGTACATGAACAAGCTCGGATTTCTTCATCCCGATGACATGTCCGGCGTCATTTTGGAGACCTTTTGGTGCCAGCGGCACAACAAGGATTTCCGCCTGAAAGAGCGGGCTGCTTATAATGAGGCCTACTGGAAGGCTGCAGCAAACCCTCCTGCAACAGCCAAAGATCCTAAAGACGGTTCGAAAGTGGAATGGAACATGTCATTTGGAGCCGGTGATGACAAAAGCCCTCGACAGATCCATGTCGGCAAAAGCAAGAAGACCGGACGTTGGCTGGCCTACGAGCACGACAAAGGTGTTTATGAACCGGACGCAGCTCTCTTGAAGCGCATCAAAGACAGCGAAAGTTCAAATCCTTTTGGCCCATATGAGAAGCCGATCAGTAAGTAG
- a CDS encoding cytochrome C oxidase subunit IV family protein — protein MADNVEEIQKSIKKYFIIGGLLIALSAATVGLSYVELPTHGQNILLGMILATFKAALVALIFMHLNHERSIIYKILAFTVVFAVVLFALFIFSHEDPLTFSGFYTPADQL, from the coding sequence ATGGCCGACAACGTCGAAGAAATCCAGAAGTCGATCAAAAAGTACTTCATCATCGGGGGGCTTTTGATCGCCCTTTCAGCCGCTACGGTGGGGCTGTCCTACGTGGAGCTGCCCACACACGGTCAGAACATCCTGCTCGGCATGATCCTGGCCACCTTCAAGGCAGCTCTCGTGGCGCTGATCTTCATGCACCTTAATCACGAGCGCAGCATCATTTACAAGATCCTCGCCTTCACGGTGGTGTTTGCAGTCGTGCTCTTCGCCCTTTTCATCTTCTCCCACGAAGATCCTCTCACTTTCTCCGGCTTCTACACGCCGGCCGACCAGTTGTAA